In the Malaya genurostris strain Urasoe2022 chromosome 1, Malgen_1.1, whole genome shotgun sequence genome, one interval contains:
- the LOC131432145 gene encoding aprataxin and PNK-like factor isoform X4: MENQLYLYDCERRVDIHIPDAETVIGRDSILQCDDKRISRQHGIIKVNCEQTSSVQITSTHSNPIFIRTADNVLNILTKDLTATLRQGEKFALLPDQYWYEIRFRSLENLDEQQEAAVSSSSVTAGTLRVRTMDEVNSVALINGESNEVLDQVAESIEKRKMTDDSEAESRKKVRTEQPSGSDGCQSENVCPASFSIENVPPVVKPDPDASEAEAGTSRPKSPQTSTVKVEIKKETADSTGSPPRPSCEFGIRCYRHNAEHRAQFAHPNDVDYRRPSFPPAPEDAPYCPFGASCYRRNPEHFREYQHPDSSQCTWTRFTATGDSSDDDDSNDTGSQRPRRTIKQPAKLRDYVVN, encoded by the exons ATGGAAAATCAATTGTATTTGTACGACTGCGAACGAAGGGTGGACATTCACATTCCAGACGCTGAAACTGTTATTGGACGGGATTCAATTTTGCag TGTGATGATAAACGAATATCGCGTCAGCACGGTATTATAAAAGTGAACTGCGAACAGACCAGCAGCGTTCAAATCACCTCCACCCATTCGAATCCGATTTTCATACGCACCGCTGACAATGTACTTAACATTTTAACTAAAGATTTAACGGCCACCTTAAGGCAAGGGGAAAAATTTGCACTACTTCCGGATCAATACTGGTACGAGATACGGTTCCGAAGCTTGGAAAATTTGGATGAGCAACAAGAAGCCGCAGTTAGCTCTTCGTCAGTTACTGCCGGAACTTTGCGTGTGAGGACAATGGACGAAGTCAACAGTGTTGCTTTGATCAATGGTGAGTCAAATGAAGTACTGGACCAAGTTGCCGAGAGTATCGAAAAGCGCAAAATGACAGATGATTCAGAGGCTGAAAGTAGGAAAAAGGTGAGAACCGAACAACCTTCTGGCTCCGATGGATGTcagtcggaaaatgtctgtccaGCGTCTTTCTCGATTGAAAATGTTCCTCCGGTGGTCAAACCCGATCCAGATGCTAGCGAAGCGGAAGCTGGTACTTCTCGTCCAAAATCCCCACAGACATCGACAGTCAAAGTGGAGATTAAGAAAGAAACCGCAGACAGTACTGGGTCTCCGCCGAGACCATCCTGTGAGTTCGGTATCCGTTGCTACCGGCACAACGCCGAGCATCGGGCACAGTTTGCCCATCCCAACGATGTCGACTACCGTAGACCGTCATTTCCTCCGGCTCCGGAAGATGCACCGTACTGTCCGTTCGGGGCAAGCTGCTACCGCCGTAATCCGGAACATTTTCGTGAATACCAGCATCCAGACTCAA GTCAATGCACTTGGACACGGTTCACTGCCACCGGTGACTCATCAGACGACGACGATTCTAACGATACTGGCTCGCAGCGTCCCAGAAGAACTATTAAGCAACCTGCTAAGTTGAGAGATTATGttgtcaattga
- the LOC131432145 gene encoding aprataxin and PNK-like factor isoform X2 — protein sequence MENQLYLYDCERRVDIHIPDAETVIGRDSILQCDDKRISRQHGIIKVNCEQTSSVQITSTHSNPIFIRTADNVLNILTKDLTATLRQGEKFALLPDQYWYEIRFRSLENLDEQQEAAVSSSSVTAGTLRVRTMDEVNSVALINGESNEVLDQVAESIEKRKMTDDSEAESRKKVRTEQPSGSDGCQSENVCPASFSIENVPPVVKPDPDASEAEAGTSRPKSPQTSTVKVEIKKETADSTGSPPRPSCEFGIRCYRHNAEHRAQFAHPNDVDYRRPSFPPAPEDAPYCPFGASCYRRNPEHFREYQHPDSTSVTRVNQVPVNLYQPQQQQQQQQLPPRRPPPNDDQRLRRRRRDLARDIVIAAIANPRLFAGSDEDDDDDEDLFEYESDSDEYRPGRESNDDFEDDDEIETQEFYEAEE from the exons ATGGAAAATCAATTGTATTTGTACGACTGCGAACGAAGGGTGGACATTCACATTCCAGACGCTGAAACTGTTATTGGACGGGATTCAATTTTGCag TGTGATGATAAACGAATATCGCGTCAGCACGGTATTATAAAAGTGAACTGCGAACAGACCAGCAGCGTTCAAATCACCTCCACCCATTCGAATCCGATTTTCATACGCACCGCTGACAATGTACTTAACATTTTAACTAAAGATTTAACGGCCACCTTAAGGCAAGGGGAAAAATTTGCACTACTTCCGGATCAATACTGGTACGAGATACGGTTCCGAAGCTTGGAAAATTTGGATGAGCAACAAGAAGCCGCAGTTAGCTCTTCGTCAGTTACTGCCGGAACTTTGCGTGTGAGGACAATGGACGAAGTCAACAGTGTTGCTTTGATCAATGGTGAGTCAAATGAAGTACTGGACCAAGTTGCCGAGAGTATCGAAAAGCGCAAAATGACAGATGATTCAGAGGCTGAAAGTAGGAAAAAGGTGAGAACCGAACAACCTTCTGGCTCCGATGGATGTcagtcggaaaatgtctgtccaGCGTCTTTCTCGATTGAAAATGTTCCTCCGGTGGTCAAACCCGATCCAGATGCTAGCGAAGCGGAAGCTGGTACTTCTCGTCCAAAATCCCCACAGACATCGACAGTCAAAGTGGAGATTAAGAAAGAAACCGCAGACAGTACTGGGTCTCCGCCGAGACCATCCTGTGAGTTCGGTATCCGTTGCTACCGGCACAACGCCGAGCATCGGGCACAGTTTGCCCATCCCAACGATGTCGACTACCGTAGACCGTCATTTCCTCCGGCTCCGGAAGATGCACCGTACTGTCCGTTCGGGGCAAGCTGCTACCGCCGTAATCCGGAACATTTTCGTGAATACCAGCATCCAGACTCAA CATCGGTTACTCGCGTGAATCAAGTACCTGTCAATCTCTACCAgccacaacagcagcagcagcagcagcaactacCGCCTCGAAGGCCTCCACCAAACGATGATCAAAGGCTGCGTCGTCGACGTCGTGATTTGGCGCGGGACATAGTCATAGCCGCTATCGCTAATCCGCGGCTCTTTGCCGGCAGTGACGAggatgacgatgacgacgaaGACCTGTTCGAGTACGAAAGCGATTCCGACGAGTACAGGCCCGGTCGTGAATCGAACGATGATTTTGAAGATGACGATGAAATTGAAACGCAGGAGTTCTACGAGGCCGAGGAATGA
- the LOC131432145 gene encoding aprataxin and PNK-like factor isoform X3 — MENQLYLYDCERRVDIHIPDAETVIGRDSILQCDDKRISRQHGIIKVNCEQTSSVQITSTHSNPIFIRTADNVLNILTKDLTATLRQGEKFALLPDQYWYEIRFRSLENLDEQQEAAVSSSSVTAGTLRVRTMDEVNSVALINGESNEVLDQVAESIEKRKMTDDSEAESRKKVRTEQPSGSDGCQSENVCPASFSIENVPPVVKPDPDASEAEAGTSRPKSPQTSTVKVEIKKETADSTGSPPRPSCEFGIRCYRHNAEHRAQFAHPNDVDYRRPSFPPAPEDAPYCPFGASCYRRNPEHFREYQHPDSSEYKGQCTWTRFTATGDSSDDDDSNDTGSQRPRRTIKQPAKLRDYVVN, encoded by the exons ATGGAAAATCAATTGTATTTGTACGACTGCGAACGAAGGGTGGACATTCACATTCCAGACGCTGAAACTGTTATTGGACGGGATTCAATTTTGCag TGTGATGATAAACGAATATCGCGTCAGCACGGTATTATAAAAGTGAACTGCGAACAGACCAGCAGCGTTCAAATCACCTCCACCCATTCGAATCCGATTTTCATACGCACCGCTGACAATGTACTTAACATTTTAACTAAAGATTTAACGGCCACCTTAAGGCAAGGGGAAAAATTTGCACTACTTCCGGATCAATACTGGTACGAGATACGGTTCCGAAGCTTGGAAAATTTGGATGAGCAACAAGAAGCCGCAGTTAGCTCTTCGTCAGTTACTGCCGGAACTTTGCGTGTGAGGACAATGGACGAAGTCAACAGTGTTGCTTTGATCAATGGTGAGTCAAATGAAGTACTGGACCAAGTTGCCGAGAGTATCGAAAAGCGCAAAATGACAGATGATTCAGAGGCTGAAAGTAGGAAAAAGGTGAGAACCGAACAACCTTCTGGCTCCGATGGATGTcagtcggaaaatgtctgtccaGCGTCTTTCTCGATTGAAAATGTTCCTCCGGTGGTCAAACCCGATCCAGATGCTAGCGAAGCGGAAGCTGGTACTTCTCGTCCAAAATCCCCACAGACATCGACAGTCAAAGTGGAGATTAAGAAAGAAACCGCAGACAGTACTGGGTCTCCGCCGAGACCATCCTGTGAGTTCGGTATCCGTTGCTACCGGCACAACGCCGAGCATCGGGCACAGTTTGCCCATCCCAACGATGTCGACTACCGTAGACCGTCATTTCCTCCGGCTCCGGAAGATGCACCGTACTGTCCGTTCGGGGCAAGCTGCTACCGCCGTAATCCGGAACATTTTCGTGAATACCAGCATCCAGACTCAAGTGAGTATAAAG GTCAATGCACTTGGACACGGTTCACTGCCACCGGTGACTCATCAGACGACGACGATTCTAACGATACTGGCTCGCAGCGTCCCAGAAGAACTATTAAGCAACCTGCTAAGTTGAGAGATTATGttgtcaattga
- the LOC131432133 gene encoding 4-hydroxybenzoate polyprenyltransferase, mitochondrial, with translation MLRGLINCLKYEKIRHSNLQNVLLTHTWRGHPPSKIWQVPIGKLPGTLASAKAPFNRSWPLDARIVSQECAIVRNFSSQVSDKENEPKGLLQKLGKNPYARLMRIDRPIGSWLLFWPCGWSIALSAPAGCWPDPLMLALFGTGAFIMRGAGCTINDMWDKDIDAKVARTKGRPLVSGQLSQSDAWVFLSAQLGFGLLILLQLNWYSIVLGASSLGLVIVYPLMKRVTYWPQLVLGMTFNWGALLGWSATQGSVLWSACLPLYLAGVCWTIVYDTIYAHQDKVDDILLGIKSTAIRFGDRTKLWLTGFSTAMIGSLITAGMVCEQTWPYYSSLGVITAHLAHQIYSLNIDNPTDCATKFISNHQVGLILFLGIVLGTLYKGYGQINSSPNTLALANSSSSSSALLMSANSQTAPSQTGVASGRNVVLRN, from the exons ATGCTCCGAGGGCTTATCAATTGCTTGAAGTATGAGAAAATACGACATTCGAACTTGCAAAATGTGTTGCTGACACATACATGGAGAGGGCACCCGCCCAGTAAAATATGGCAGGTGCCTATCGGAAAATTACCTGGCACGTTAGCTAGCGCGAAAGCGCCTTTCAACAGGAGTTGGCCATTAGATGCTAGGATAGTATCTCAGGAATGTGCTATTGTAAGAAATTTTAGTAGTCAAGTTAGTGATAAGGAAAATGAACCAAAGGGTTTACTACAAAAGCTGGGAAAGAATCCGTATGCTAGATTGATGAGGATAGATCGGCCGATAGGATCATGGTTGCTGTTTTGGCCGTGCGGATGGAGTATAGCGTTGAGTGCACCGGCTGGTTGCTGGCCGGATCCATTGATGCTGGCCCTATTTGGCACGGGAGCCTTCATAATGCGCGGTGCCGGTTGCACTATCAACGATATGTGGGACAAAGACATCGATGCAAAAGTGGCTCGAACGAAAGGCAGGCCTTTGGTTTCGGGACAGCTAAGTCAATCGGACGCATGGGTGTTTCTATCGGCACAGCTAGGTTTCGGGCTGTTGATTCTTCTGCAGCTGAACTGGTACTCGATTGTGCTGGGTGCTAGCTCACTGGGTTTGGTGATCGTTTATCCGTTGATGAAGCGAGTGACCTACTGGCCACAGCTGGTACTGGGAATGACCTTCAACTGGGGCGCACTGCTAGGCTGGAGCGCAACGCAGGGTTCCGTACTGTGGTCCGCTTGCCTTCCGCTTTATCTCGCTGGGGTTTGCTGGACAATTGTGTACGACACGATCTACGCCCATCAGGATAAGGTGGATGATATTCTTTTGGGTATCAAATCGACGGCAATCCGGTTCGGTGATCGGACAAAACTTTGGCTTACGGGATTTTCGACGGCGATGATTGGCAGTTTAATCACGGCGGGGATGGTCTGTGAGCAGACCTGGCCGTACTACTCGTCGCTGGGAGTGATCACTGCCCATTTGGCGCATCAG ATTTACTCCCTGAATATCGATAATCCAACGGACTGTGCGACGAAATTCATCTCCAACCACCAAGTTGGTTTGATCCTGTTTTTAGGCATTGTGTTAGGTACCCTCTACAAAGGTTACGGTCAAATAAATTCATCACCAAATACGCTGGCCCTGGCCAACTCCAGCAGTTCTTCATCAGCCCTACTGATGAGCGCAAACAGTCAAACGGCACCGAGTCAAACTGGAGTTGCTAGTGGGCGCAACGTTGTGCTACGAAATTAG
- the LOC131432145 gene encoding aprataxin and PNK-like factor isoform X1: MENQLYLYDCERRVDIHIPDAETVIGRDSILQCDDKRISRQHGIIKVNCEQTSSVQITSTHSNPIFIRTADNVLNILTKDLTATLRQGEKFALLPDQYWYEIRFRSLENLDEQQEAAVSSSSVTAGTLRVRTMDEVNSVALINGESNEVLDQVAESIEKRKMTDDSEAESRKKVRTEQPSGSDGCQSENVCPASFSIENVPPVVKPDPDASEAEAGTSRPKSPQTSTVKVEIKKETADSTGSPPRPSCEFGIRCYRHNAEHRAQFAHPNDVDYRRPSFPPAPEDAPYCPFGASCYRRNPEHFREYQHPDSSEYKASVTRVNQVPVNLYQPQQQQQQQQLPPRRPPPNDDQRLRRRRRDLARDIVIAAIANPRLFAGSDEDDDDDEDLFEYESDSDEYRPGRESNDDFEDDDEIETQEFYEAEE; this comes from the exons ATGGAAAATCAATTGTATTTGTACGACTGCGAACGAAGGGTGGACATTCACATTCCAGACGCTGAAACTGTTATTGGACGGGATTCAATTTTGCag TGTGATGATAAACGAATATCGCGTCAGCACGGTATTATAAAAGTGAACTGCGAACAGACCAGCAGCGTTCAAATCACCTCCACCCATTCGAATCCGATTTTCATACGCACCGCTGACAATGTACTTAACATTTTAACTAAAGATTTAACGGCCACCTTAAGGCAAGGGGAAAAATTTGCACTACTTCCGGATCAATACTGGTACGAGATACGGTTCCGAAGCTTGGAAAATTTGGATGAGCAACAAGAAGCCGCAGTTAGCTCTTCGTCAGTTACTGCCGGAACTTTGCGTGTGAGGACAATGGACGAAGTCAACAGTGTTGCTTTGATCAATGGTGAGTCAAATGAAGTACTGGACCAAGTTGCCGAGAGTATCGAAAAGCGCAAAATGACAGATGATTCAGAGGCTGAAAGTAGGAAAAAGGTGAGAACCGAACAACCTTCTGGCTCCGATGGATGTcagtcggaaaatgtctgtccaGCGTCTTTCTCGATTGAAAATGTTCCTCCGGTGGTCAAACCCGATCCAGATGCTAGCGAAGCGGAAGCTGGTACTTCTCGTCCAAAATCCCCACAGACATCGACAGTCAAAGTGGAGATTAAGAAAGAAACCGCAGACAGTACTGGGTCTCCGCCGAGACCATCCTGTGAGTTCGGTATCCGTTGCTACCGGCACAACGCCGAGCATCGGGCACAGTTTGCCCATCCCAACGATGTCGACTACCGTAGACCGTCATTTCCTCCGGCTCCGGAAGATGCACCGTACTGTCCGTTCGGGGCAAGCTGCTACCGCCGTAATCCGGAACATTTTCGTGAATACCAGCATCCAGACTCAAGTGAGTATAAAG CATCGGTTACTCGCGTGAATCAAGTACCTGTCAATCTCTACCAgccacaacagcagcagcagcagcagcaactacCGCCTCGAAGGCCTCCACCAAACGATGATCAAAGGCTGCGTCGTCGACGTCGTGATTTGGCGCGGGACATAGTCATAGCCGCTATCGCTAATCCGCGGCTCTTTGCCGGCAGTGACGAggatgacgatgacgacgaaGACCTGTTCGAGTACGAAAGCGATTCCGACGAGTACAGGCCCGGTCGTGAATCGAACGATGATTTTGAAGATGACGATGAAATTGAAACGCAGGAGTTCTACGAGGCCGAGGAATGA
- the LOC131432171 gene encoding guanine nucleotide-binding protein-like 3 homolog, with protein MALKALKCRQSKRQKASLRYKVLKKIAASKRKKEKESKKLPKFKSKKQKLIQVPNICPFKKEILEDVAAHKQFNEQEKERKRELLKQQRQEALKGQTIESIAADANKRSQEYDPDKAETAIAKSQEEYTNVGKGKEGSLRAYFKEFKKVIDAADVVLEVVDARDPLGTRCTEVAHIVREAPGQKRLVLILNKADLVPRENLEKWLKYLRKSSPVIPFKATTQTQKYRIGNRKFKATKTLECSPCIGADLLKELLANYCRSDDIRTSIRVGIVGLPNVGKSSLVNSLKRKRACLVGAKPGITKQMQEVQIYSHVKLIDSPGIIFQRPKDEDNNRFYALKNAQKVTEIQDPFPLAADILKRGTMSFFCKLYDVSEFHSPDEFLAKKAIKMGALAKKGIPDVKKAARMLIEDWNAGKIKYCTHPPEDGDDIHVSAQLVSADAPEFKLDSLDQVMQALGNEYEESFKMKDKDGEEMEVISKDEILTMEIDTKGPVSMQLSKEDEKRKALDELFNNGSGKIIETDEQTATAKGKKRKLNDYAEEEKKFRKDPMFQLDGNKTVNKNRKAELKARKKAVAKGERRVTEVADDLESFSLDGQSKKKKVSSADDYDFDNDYQM; from the exons ATGGCACTGAAAGCGCTAAAAT GTCGCCAATCGAAAAGACAGAAAGCCTCACTCAGGTACAAAGTTCTTAAGAAGATTGCAGCCAGTAAGAGAAAGAAGGAAAAGGAATCTAAAAAGTTACCTAAATTTAAATCCAAAAAGCAAAAACTTATCCAGGTACCGAATATATGTCCGTTCAAGAAAGAGATTCTGGAAGATGTTGCGGCGCATAAGCAATTTaacgaacaggaaaaggaacgAAAGCGAGAGCTGCTGAAGCAACAGAGACAGGAAGCGCTCAAGGGACAAACGATCGAATCCATAGCTGCTGATGCAAATAAGCGCAGTCAGGAGTACGACCCAGACAAAGCAGAAACGGCTATCGCAAAAAGTCAGGAAGAATATACAAATGTTGGCAAAGGGAAGGAAGGTTCGTTGAGGGCATACTTCAAGGAGTTTAAAAAAGTGATAGATGCGGCCGATGTGGTATTGGAAGTTGTCGATGCCAGAGATCCTCTCGGCACTAGATGCACTGAGGTTGCACACATTGTACGGGAAGCCCCGGGACAAAAGCGGTTGGTGCTGATACTGAATAAAGCCGATCTCGTTCCGAGAGAAAACTTAGAGAAATGGCTCAAGTATCTTCGAAAATCGAGTCCGGTAATTCCGTTCAAAGCGACCACGCAGACTCAGAAGTATCGTATCGGAAATCGCAAATTTAAAGCTACTAAAACTTTGGAATGCTCTCCTTGTATTGGAGCAGATTTACTGAAAGAACTGTTGGCAAACTACTGCCGCAGTGACGACATTCGTACATCCATACGGGTCGGAATCGTGGGACTTCCTAATGTGGGCAAAAGCTCATTGGTTAATTCGTTGAAACGTAAGCGAGCCTGTTTGGTAGGTGCCAAACCTGGAATTACCAAACAAATGCAGGAAGTCCAGATCTATTCGCACGTGAAACTGATTGACAGTCCCGGAATAATTTTTCAACGACCAAAAGACGAAGACAACAATCGCTTTTACGCGTTGAAGAATGCCCAAAAGGTAACGGAAATTCAGGATCCGTTTCCTTTAGCAGCTGACATTCTGAAACGAGGGACTATGAGCttcttttgtaaattatatGATGTTTCGGAATTTCACTCGCCGGATGAATTCCTGGCCAAAAAGGCGATCAAAATGGGAGCGCTTGCTAAGAAAGGTATTCCCGATGTCAAGAAAGCGGCACGCATGTTGATCGAAGACTGGAATGCTGGTAAGATTAAATACTGCACTCATCCACCGGAGGATGGAGACGACATTCACGTTAGTGCCCAGCTAGTGTCGGCCGATGCCCCGGAGTTTAAGTTGGATAGTTTAGATCAAGTGATGCAAGCTTTAGGCAACGAATACGAAGAAAGTTTCAAGATGAAAGACAAGGATGGCGAAGAGATGGAAGTCATCTCGAAAGATGAGATACTGACGATGGAAATCGATACCAAAGGTCCCGTCAGTATGCAACTTTCGAAAGAGGACGAAAAACGGAAAGCCCTGGACGAGCTGTTCAACAATGGAAGTGGGAAAATTATCGAAACCGACGAGCAGACAGCGACTGCCAAGGGAAAGAAACGTAAGCTGAACGATTATGCCGAGGAGGAAAAGAAATTCCGTAAGGATCCCATGTTTCAGCTGGATGGAAATAAAACGGTCAACAAGAATCGTAAGGCTGAATTGAAAGCCCGGAAGAAAGCCGTTGCCAAGGGTGAACGACGGGTGACGGAAGTGGCGGACGATCTGGAGTCGTTTTCTCTTGATGGTCAGTCGAAGAAAAAGAAGGTGTCCTCGGCGGATGATTACGATTTTGATAACGATTATCAAATGTAA